The following coding sequences lie in one Oncorhynchus gorbuscha isolate QuinsamMale2020 ecotype Even-year linkage group LG10, OgorEven_v1.0, whole genome shotgun sequence genomic window:
- the LOC124046395 gene encoding kelch-like protein 28 codes for MDQQAQSYMLASLTRPHSEQLLQGLQLLRQDHELCDIVLRVGECKIHAHKVVLASISPYFKAMFTGNLSEKETSEVEFQCIDEAALQAIVEYAYTGTVFISQERVESLLPAANLLQVKLVLKECCSFLESQLDAGNCIGISRFAETYGCHDLCLAATKFICQNFEEVCLTEEFFELTRAELDEIVSNDCLKVVTEETVFYALESWIKYDVTERQQHLAQLLHCVRLPFLSVKFLTRLYEANHLIRDDHACKHLLNEALKYHFMPEHRLSYQTVLSTRPRCAAKVLLAVGGKAGLFATLESMEMYFPQTDSWIGLAPLSVPRYEFGVAVLDQKVYVVGGIATHMRQGISYRRHESTVESWDPDSNTWSTVERMAECRSTLGVVVLAGELYALGGYDGQYYLQSVEKYVPKVKEWQPVAPMTKSRSCFATAVLDGMVYAIGGYGPAHMNSVERYDPSKDAWEMVAPMADKRINFAVGVMLGFIFVVGGHNGVSHLSSIERYDPHQNQWTACRPMNEPRTGVGSAIVDNYLYVVGGHSGSSYLNTVQRYDPITDSWLDSSGMMYCRCNFGMTAL; via the exons ATGGACCAGCAGGCCCAGTCCTATATGCTTGCCAGTCTGACGCGGCCCCACTCTGAGCAGCTGTTGCAAGGCCTCCAGCTGTTGCGGCAGGACCATGAGCTGTGTGACATTGTGCTGCGCGTGGGTGAATGCAAGATCCATGCCCACAAAGTGGTGCTGGCGAGCATCAGCCCCTATTTCAAGGCCATGTTCACGGGCAACCTGTCAGAGAAGGAGACCTCCGAGGTGGAGTTCCAGTGCATTGACGAGGCTGCGCTACAG GCAATCGTTGAGTATGCCTACACTGGCACGGTATTCATCTCACAGGAAAGAGTGGAGTCCCTATTGCCAGCTGCTAACCTGCTCCAGGTCAAGCTGGTGCTGAAGGAGTGCTGCTCCTTCTTGGAGAGTCAGCTAGATGCTGGGAACTGTATAGGCATCTCACGCTTCGCTGAGACCTATGGCTGCCATGATCTCTGCCTGGCTGCCACTAAATTCATCTGTCAGAATTTTGAAGAGGTGTGCCTGACAGAGGAGTTCTTTGAGCTGACACGGGCGGAATTGGATGAAATAGTGTCAAATGACTGTCTGAAGGTGGTAACGGAAGAGACTGTGTTCTACGCCCTGGAGTCGTGGATCAAGTACGATGTGACTGAGCGGCAGCAGCACCTAGCTCAGCTACTGCACTGCGTCCGTTTGCCTTTCCTCAGCGTTAAGTTCCTCACCCGCCTCTATGAGGCCAACCACCTTATCCGGGATGACCACGCCTGCAAGCACCTCCTCAATGAGGCTCTCAAATACCATTTCATGCCTGAGCACCGGCTCTCCTACCAGACGGTGTTGTCCACAAGGCCACGCTGTGCTGCCAAAGTTCTTCTTGCTGTGGGAGGCAAGGCTGGACTCTTTGCCACCCTCGAGAG CATGGAAATGTACTTCCCTCAAACTGATTCATGGATTGGGCTTGCCCCTCTTAGTGTGCCCCGCTATGAGTTTGGAGTGGCAGTGTTGGACCAGAAGGTGTATGTGGTGGGTGGTATCGCCACACACATGCGACAGGGCATTAGCTACCGGAGACATGAGAGCACAGTGGAGAGCTGGGACCCTGACAGCAACACGTGGTCCACAGTGGAGCGCATGGCAGAGTGTCGCAGCACCTTGGGGGTGGTGGTCTTGGCTGGGGAGCTCTATGCCCTGGGGGGCTATGATGGCCAGTACTACCTACAGTCTGTAGAAAAATATGTCCCCAAGGTGAAGGAGTGGCAGCCTGTGGCACCTATGACCAAGTCACGCAGCTGCTTTGCCACAGCTGTGCTGGATGGCATGGTCTATGCCATTGGTGGCTATGGCCCCGCTCATATGAACAG TGTGGAGCGGTACGACCCCAGCAAGGATGCCTGGGAAATGGTAGCCCCCATGGCAGACAAACGGATCAATTTTGCCGTGGGTGTCATGCTAGGGTTCATATTTGTGGTTGGGGGACACAATGGGGTATCTCATCTGTCCAGCATTGAGAGGTATGACCCACACCAGAACCAGTGGACAGCCTGTCGGCCCATGAATGAACCACGCACAG GGGTTGGCTCCGCGATCGTGGACAACTATCTCTATGTGGTGGGAGGTCACTCGGGATCATCCTACCTGAACACTGTCCAGCGATACGACCCCATCACAGACAGCTGGCTGGACTCAAGCGGCATGATGTACTGCCGCTGTAACTTTGGCATGACTGCTCTTTGA
- the LOC124046396 gene encoding uncharacterized protein C14orf28-like, whose amino-acid sequence MILYIILRDNHSFPREVGIFLGRQFVEHFLYLMDSYDYTTVKMLWIWDRMSKRQYRSVIHHAALEIDLFGNEHENFTKNLETMLSTMQESLCTNWSCPARFQEFLQRTININPPHELPHRDPIQSAVEEFFCPKIILCKELGCNGLREFSQRVFCHGPPPFVILNMQLWKSEELSYVPYHLALSQHRYSLEGATLFNKEEHHYSAAFQIDGYWMHYDGLRSDNLILLNKPPELLLLSSLVYIRASDK is encoded by the exons ATGATCCTCtatataatactgagagacaacCATAGCTTTCCCCGAGAGGTGGGCATCTTTCTGGGCAGGCAGTTTGTAGAGCATTTCCTCTACCTGATGGACTCGTATGACTACACCACCGTTAAGATGCTGTGGATCTGGGACAGGATGTCCAAAAGGCAGTACCGCTCAGTGATCCACCATGCAGCATTGGAGATCGACCTGTTTGGTAACGAACATGAGAACTTCACCAAGAACTTAGAGACAATGCTGTCCACTATGCAGGAGAGCCTATGCACCAACTGGAGCTGTCCTGCTCGCTTCCAGGAGTTCTTACAGAGAACCATCAACATCAA TCCTCCTCATGAGCTGCCCCATAGAGATCCCATTCAGTCAGCGGTGGAGGAGTTCTTCTGTCCCAAAATCATTCTCTGCAAAGAACTGGG GTGTAATGGGTTGAGGGAGTTCTCTCAGAGGGTCTTCTGCCATGGCCCACCTCCTTTTGTCATTCTCAACATGCAGCTATGGAAGTCTGAGGAGCTGTCCTACGTTCCTTACCATCTGGCTCTGTCCCAACACAG GTACTCACTGGAAGGCGCCACACTCTTCAACAAGGAGGAGCATCACTACTCTGCAGCATTCCAGATAGACGGCTACTGGATGCACTATGACGGGCTGAGGAGCGACAATCTGATCCTGTTAAACAAGCCCCCTGAACTCCTGCTGCTCTCTTCCCTTGTCTACATCCGCGCCTCAGACAAATGA